GTCATCaataacttcaaaaaaaaaaaaaaaaaaaagaaaaaggtcaagAGTAATCAATAAGTCGACAAGACTACAACTCTAATTTACATACTTTAGAATAGAACAGCTGTAAGCCTGTAACAAGTAATCAATAAAAGTCATCAACTCTTCATTTCTAGTCCACAGTCTTTGCTATCAATAAGTCATCAATAAGTTAATGAGAGAAGAATGGTGGAACTCTTTATTTGAagaagtttttgtgttttgtgccAAAAACAATATTGTTATCCCCAATATGGATGATATGTACCAACCTCGATCACGGCAAAAAGCTTAAAGCATGAAAAATTCGCATTTAGTATTGTTGCTGTCAAGTCCTTTTACGTGTTATATAAGTCTAGGGTCTTCCTATTATGTTTGGTAGTAGTAAACCAAGTGTTGTAAATAGGTATTATGTGTAAGGAAcatatcattaaataattattaagtatttgtggttttttttttttttttttcagttataaTTGGAATATTGTGATCTTTCTTTCTCGAATGGAGCTATTGCTTCTCGCATAGTTCTATTTCTTCTTGTGGTTTCTATCTGAATTTTGATGTCTCAAACCCTACTTTGTCAGAAAAGTACAAAATACCGTTTTAGATAGGCTGAGACCTCCAACTTTGCCACTGGCCTATTGTATAAAACGCCTGTTCAAACCATGCAAATTACAATATAATACGacagttttatttaattacaaataaagaaatatatagAGAGGAAACCTTTATAAATAGCATTTATAAGAGCAATTTATTTATTCCGAAGACGATTCTATATAAATAGCATTTATAAGAGCAATTTACTCAAAAACTCAGTTGTCTGTCAGTGTTATTAGGGCATGCATGTTATGAAAAGATTGATACCAAATtgcttttgtaaaaaaaaaaaaaaaaaaaattacgctTAATATTGTACATGGCAGTGAAACTTTACGTTTAATAttgtactgtttttttttttttttaaatggcttataatattaattgtatatatatatttaggaaCAATTTGAGTTATAAAATTCATTGTGCACTAGTAAGTAGTATGTGTGTACATGTATATATCCGCGTGGTTATTTATGATATCCATACTGCATCCGCAAAATGCGATAATTGACCTATTTTAaacgcttttaaaaataattttgaccaatttttagtctttttggcttgttttgaaaatataatgtaaCACAAAAAATATGTAGAACCGAGAAAAAAAGGGGATAATGGATACGACCTCAAAATATTTATGGTAATCAATGCTTACAAGAAGCACCCTTATATTTTTAATCCATGATTCAATAAGAATAATAGTCAAGCCAACaaacataaaatacacataaattacaaatccaacataaaaaaataaataaatgtggtTATTATTCGCATCCGCACTTGCGGATAGTGTTTTTTTGCTATCTGCATGTGCTTGTGCATGTGTGGATAGCGGATGTGAACGGATATTATCCATTATTTGCCCGCATGTGCACCTCTAATAAGTAGGGGTGGGAATGGGGCAAGGTGGATTTTCGCAATTTTTGCCCCCGAACCCGCACCCTACGGGTTCCAAATTTCCTATTTGTGGCTAGGCTACTGTTCACTATATCCGCAAGGCCGCGGGTAGGGCGAGACGGGGCAGGGTGGGTATTCAGGGTTCCTAATCCtaacaaaccaaaaagaaaaggacaaaaggcTTACGCTTTCCCATTTGTGAGGGTGATGACCGCTCCTTTGCTCGGCGTGAGGTGAACAAAGTCGAGCTCTACTTCGTCCCCTATCCAGAATCGTTTGCTCAATGCTTCTAGTAATTGTCAGATTTAGCAGTACTGAaaggaaggaacccaaattcaGCAATCTGCTCAGTGCTTCCGGTAATCGTCTGCTAGGCCAGAAGGAACCCACAAAGAGATGCATCGAGAAGGTTCTCGTGGCGTGCTTGCAAATAGGGgtcttgatatcttggtgcagGGAAGGCAAGAATGAGGGTTTAAGAAGATGAAGAGCGACGTTGATATGAGCCAGGGCTAGAAAACCCTAAGTGTCTATGTTTTAGGCAATTTCATTTGAGGGgtgaagagaaaatgaagagcAGCGCAGGTGTTAAAGTTTTTTAGGTGTTTTAGATTTTGTGTGGGGTAGGGCGGGTTGGGTCAGATGCCTGAGATTTTTAAAATCCTAAACTTGAGACCCACCCCACGCGCCTTGCACATTGTTGCAAAAATACCCGTACCCGCAACTTTTAGcctaaaaaccaatttttttggGCCGGATTTTGAGAGTTTTGCCCACCCGTACTAATAAGTAACATCCATCTCTCGTCTTGAAAAGCGCTGGCTCGTTTGTGTGAGGTGGGGCAGCAATGTGGGGTGGCATGATTGGTTGAACGAAATCCAAATACTGGGAGAAAGACCCAAATGATGCAAGAGTTATTGGTgtgtatatattattattattattattattattattattattattatatgtatgAGAGAGCGAGAAAGCATATGtgtatgcatatgtatataacaattaaaaatgatcaAATCATCAGTATCATTAGCTCCACTAACACCAAGTATTAGAAgatatcttttatttatatcacataactagtgtaaaaaagaaaaagaaaaaaaagaaaaagaaaagtgatttaGCCCTTTTTCTGATGAATAGTAGCTTAGGTATTACATATTTCCAAAAATCTCCTTAAACTGATCACCATATGCATGTCGCTGCTGAAAAATCTTCTCATACGACCCGTTCGCCTGCATATAAACAGCCATTCACCAATAGGTCAATGTTATAATGCCGAGAGATACGTGACATGCAATATGCTTTGCCTCATAACCTATTCACTTGTTTCGTcgatcatatcatatatatacacttttgGGAGAATAATGTAaattttcaaagaaacaaagaaatgaatttTTGTGTGATGTAAGCTACCAGTTTGAACTCCAAATTATTCACTCCTTAGCCAACCACAACTTGCCACAATAAAATTACTAATGGGTTTCGTATTTTTGCGAGACATTTTCGTATTTTTACACACCCAATTACCCAAATTGGAAGCCCAGGTTCTCATATGCAGAAACATTTACAATAtgtcaaaaaaacaaagaaaagcgGGCCAGtgaaattttcttcttttattgtttttcttcaaaGAAAACATAGTCGACAATCATTTGCactcataataaaaataagtttggtTCCAAAGGAGCGAGGAGAGAGAACCTACGAATTTGATAGGGGGATGTGCTTAGGAGTCAAAGTTCTTATCCACAATCTACAATGTCAAAATTTCAAAGTTTTCAACATCTTCTGCaataaattaattgaatatattaCTTCGGACCAATGGTTTAAATTAAAGTATCATGCACTTCAATTCCCTAATCCCTCCTTATTTTTCCATCATCCTTCCCCCCCGACTCCAATCTCAACAAAAGAGATTATTCAACAAATACCTTTTCTATGCAGAAAATAACAGCGAATGAgtgccaaaaaaagaagaaattgctTATGGAAAACCAAGAATTTGTCCACCATAGCGATCCATGAGGATTATccttaaaaagtattttaatatgtagcacCAACAATGACTTTAGAGTGTCGTGCATCATTAATTACAACAATAAGATAACAAGCAATAAtcaaagaaatatataattacTTCAACTCACAATAACCAAATATAATTATCAGTTCAGAAAAATCAAACCATGCTTTCATGTCATGATCATATGAAGTACTAACCGTCGCAGAAATCAGTGACCTTTCCAATTCCATTTTTTCCCGTGAAAGCCTGAACctaattgaaacaaaaaatgaaagctGAAGATCATACATCTATAAAATTCACTTAAATTAGCAGTCAATATCACCAGCATGTTTTTCCTACAGTAGTCGGtttttatgatttaaaacaagAGATGgactcaaaatattcttaagaTAAGCCACAGCGAATCGATTAACGCAACAAAGACAAACAATATTGTGaagaattaaacaaattaatccATTACCTCTCACTAATTGCACACACTCCCTGAAAGACAACGTGGAGATATTAACATCTATGGGTATCTGGCAACGCACCACAGCTTGATAGATCTTAGTCTGGCCACCATCAGCAAGATCCTTGGCCTCAAAGGTTACATAACACCTAAAAACATCGCAACCCTGACACATAGCTTTCAAAACCCTCACAAACTTCAGTTGAGGAGTTCCGTACTACACacaaaagtcaaaattaacaaataattattgCGACTATTATTCCCGCATATGGAATAGAAAACTTCCctcttaaaagaaaagaaagaaacaccaaccttggtgttgtatgtgtcgATAGCATTATGCGAATATAGTATGCATCTGCGAGCGTTATCGGGAACATTTATATCCCACGGTTGAATTAAACCAAAAGCGACGACGCCAGGGAATGGGTCAACCTCAAAGCCCTGCAACGAACGAGTATTAAAGCAAGCTGCAGGCATACTGATAGGAGTAGTAGACCAAGGGAATTAATTTTACTTACACCACTGCTCTTAACTTGTTCACTGTAGCGGCGGTCTTCGTCCTCGGTCATTCTATGCAAAACAGAGAAACCatcaaagaaatcaaagagGTCCACttgtttctttatgttttttggAAGAATTGTCATTTGCTTTTCGGGCTTGTCGTGGCTGATCTCGTCGGCATCGCGATTAGGGTTCAGAGCAGGACCCGAGGCAGGGCTGATTCCCTTTTGTAGTCACcatgaacaaataattatatattgtcaCAGAAAAAGAAGactattaacaaataaaaataaataaaaataaaataaaaagaaaaagaaaaagaaaagaagaaagaaacaccAACCTCTGATGTTGTATTTCCTGATTGCTTGATCCGAGCATAGCATGCCCGAGCGGGCGTCTTCCAGATTTAATACATTGACGCCAGGTATGGGATCAATTTCAAAGCCCTAAAACAACGAAAGACTGTTAAAGCTGCAAGGCACAGGCATATATAGGCGTAGTAGACGAAGGGAATTAATTTTACTTACAGCACTCCTCTCAACTTGTTCATTGTAGCGGACGAGTTCGTCATCGGTCATTGGATGCGGATCAGAAATATCATCAGAGTAATCAGCCCTCGTTGGATGAATTGCCGTTTGCTTTTCGGGCTTGTCGTGGCTCCCGTCGGCGTCGGGATTAGGGTTTGGTGGATGGTTTTCATTAAGAAGGCTATTTTCTCCAGTATTCCGCTTCATCTtatcaatctctctctctctctatctctctctcactagcCAGAAACCCTTTCGTAGCTTATGATGAtctatttctcttctatttgtATTTTATAGCAGACGGCACGGCTTTTAGAAGTTAGAACCAGAAACCCTAGCCGCGCAACAATGCTTCATTGCACAAAGACAAAGTAAGACCTGTTGGAACTTTCTCTCTGGGGCGGTTACCAACGGTTAGTGGCAgtttttttctctctagggCGATTTTGAACCTTGGAGGAGAAAGTCGATTTTTCTAGTCCTCTTGAGGACTGAGAAGACCATCTCGACTTGGTTTCGAGTGCTGTTCTTTTGTTTGGATCACTGTTGGTTCTATTTGTTTTGTTTCGGTTTTACTCTGTGCAGAGTTATGGATGATGCGTTACCAAATCTATGGAGAAAACTTTCTCTCTCGGAGGAGGAGAGTCTGGAGGTGGAGGGGACAGTGTTGGGACTAGAAACTATGGAAGATCGAAGCCAATCCTGTCTAGTGGGAAAGTTATTTGCTGACCGTATTATTGGAAGGGACATTATAAAATCTACGTTGATTAGGGGGTGGAAACCTTCTGGAACCACTATTTTTAAGAGTCTTGGGCACAATCTGTTTCTAGTGGAATTTGAAAATGTGTGGGATAAATCTAGAGTGCTTGAAGGTAGACCGTGGATTTTTGAAGGGAATTTGTTTTCTGTTGAGGACTATAATGGCCTTATTGCACCTGACAGAATGGAGTTTTCGAAGGTTTTGTTTTGGGTTCGTATGTTTCACTTGCCGTTAGCATGCATGAATGAAACAATGGGAGTAAAAATAGGAAGCTCGGTGGGAGAAGTGGAAGAGGTAGATACAGATGTTGATGGTATTGGATGGGGGGAGTATTTGCGAGTGCGTATAAAGTTGGATATTATGAAGCCATTGGCGAGGGGACGAGTTTTGAAACTTAACGGGGAATCATCATGGATCGAATTCCAGTATGAAAGATTGCCTACGTTTTGTTTTCGTTGTGGAGTTATACAACACGGAGCAGGGGGGTGTTCCGCCAAATACAGGGCTTTTTTTCCTACAGAGTCCTCGCAGGCGCAATTCGGTACCTGGTTAAGAGCGTCTCCTGCTTACAAACGGCATGGAAACGGTAGAGGTTGGACTGATGTCATACATGGTTCCCCGACTACTGCCTCTGGTTCAGCGAGAGGAGAAGAAAGCCAATCCGGGGCTGACAGTGGTACTGGTATTCAGCGTCATATTGAAAAACAGGCTACTGCAGAAATACACAGGGGTTATAGTCGGTGTTTGGCGGTGGAGAAGGTGGCCACAGGAGGTTGCAGTTCAGTGGAGAGATCTATTATACCTTCACTTGCGGAAAATATGACCGAGTATAATGGGGATGCTATCCTGCCAGTTCAGATCAGTCCACAGAAGGGGGACTTGCTGAAAATGGAACCATTGAAGATAAAGGATAGTGGTAGTACTTCAGATGACAGTGAGGGAATTTCGGGCGGGGTGAAGCAAAAAGTTGATGGGGCTACAGATGGGCCACTTGAACTTGCAACTGTAACTCTTCCTAGTGTGGGCCAAATTTCATCAATGAAGATAAATGACAGGGGAGGTTTAACAGGAAAAATTCAAGAAGTTTCGGGCTGTTTGCAACAACAGGTTTCTGGTGAGAATATTGTTCCTGAAggttttttgacaaaaaatttgGTGGACATACCTATTAGTCTGGATATTGAGGGCCATGTCCAGCCTTCTTTGTTGGATGAAAGGAGTCAATCGGCTGAAATTTTTGTGGGTGAAACTCATGTCAGTGCAGTCTCCCCAGTAAGAGAAACAACCTGGAGAAGAAAGTCGCGAGTCATGTCGGAAAAAAACTCTACGACCAATTTATCTATGAAGATGAAGACGAAAAGAGGTAGAAAAGATATAGGAGAGGCACATGAAGCTGGGGTTTTATCGGTGAAAAAGGGACGTGAGACTCTATTAATTGCAGAAACATTTGAGGCGGAGGCTGATATTCAGCCCCGCCGAGCATTATGAGTATATTAAGTTGGAACtgtcgggggcttgggaaccttCGGACAGTTCGGGATCTTTGCCGGATGGTGAAGGAAAAGCGACCCGATATGGTTTTCTTAATGGAAACTAAGCAAAAAACAGCCCGGATGGAAAGCTTAAAGTTCAAACTGGGTTATGACTGTGTATTTGTGGTGGACTGTGTTGGCAGAAGTGGTGGATTGGCGTTGTTCTGGAAGGAGGATTTTCATGTAATAATTCAAAACTATAGCCTAAGGCATATTAATGGGGTAATTTTTTCTGAAGTGTTTGATTGTTCATGGAAATTTACGGGGTTCTACGGACACCCGGAGGTCCATAAGAGGAAGGAATCTTGGGATCTTTTGAGACACTTAGCCAAATTATCACCTCTATCATGGTTATGCATGGGGGATTTTAACGAAATAATTGATGATGCAGAAAAATGGGGGGGGTCgcgtcgagctcgagctcaaatGACGGCTTTCCAATCAACATTGGAGACATGCAGATTGGCTGATATGGGATTTTACGGCTCACGATACACGTGGTCAAACAAGCAGTATAATGGTATGTTTATTAAGGAAAGATTAGATAGAGTCTTGGCTACTTCATGTTTAGCTTTGAAATTTCCGAATCTTTCGGTGGAAGTCCTTCCTGCTCGAAGTTCGGATCACACTCCCCTGTTCGTATCTCTTAATACTTCGGCAGGAGGTCTTTTTAAAAGAAGGAACCAATTTCGGTTTGAATCATGGTggcaaaaaaaagaaggttttaGTCAAGTGGTTCAAAAGGTTTGGAGAATTAAAGTCCATAGCCATGATATTTGGGAGGGTGTGAAGACAAAAATTGGGAAGAGTCAGGTTGTTTGTAAGCAGTGGAGAAGAGTCAATATTGATCCTAATGACCGCCTGAttacagaaaaaacaaaacaacttgGTAAACTCCAAGTTGATGAAACTGGGGCTGAGATGGAAAATGTCAAACAGTTGCGTAAGGAAGTAAATGATTTGATTGAACTGGAGGATTTAAAGTGGAGGCAAAAAGCTAAGCAAGATTGGCTTCAATTTggtgataaaaactcaaaatatttCCATGCTTGTGTAAACCAGAGAAGGAAGAATAATCAGATAAAGCAAATTCAGAATCGGATGGGGGTGGTATGCAGTGAACAGAAGACTATTGAGGAAGCTTTTGTGGATCATTTCAAGACTCTGTTTCAAGCAACCCGATTGGAAAATGTGGAGAAATGTCTGGTAGGAATGGAAAGCAGAATTACAGATGAGATGAATGAGTACTTGTTACAACCTTGTACTCCAGAGGAAGTCAGCCAAGCATTACAACAGATGGGCCCGCTAAAAGCCCCAGGTCCAGATGGTTTCTCTTTATTATGGAGTATTCTTTTGCAGAAGTTATGGAGTATCTCTTTGATAGGTTCAGTGGGGATGAGGTTGAAGTTCATGCAGAGATTGCTAGACGTATTTGGTTTAGGAGGAATTCGGTGGTTCATGATGGGGAGTTTATCCACCCAAATGAAATAATAAAGATTTCTGCAACTTTTATTAACGAATATCGGGATTCTCTGAAAAGAAAGGGACATTCTGTATCGCTACTGAAGACTCGGGCAGAAACATCTATAGTAAGATGGATCCCTCCTCCTtccagtttttttaaaattaactgtGATGTGGCTTTAGACAACAAAAATGGCAGGatgggtattggtttgttaATAAGAGATTCCAAGGGTATGGTTCATGCAGCTGCTAGTCAGGTGgtggattttatttttgatccGGTTGTTGGGGAGTCCATAGCGGCTTTGAAAGCAGTTGAATTTTGTAAGGACAGAGGGCTGGACAGAATCATGTTGGAAGGAGATTCCCTTCAAGTGGTACATTCTATCAATAAACCAGGATTAAATTGGGGAAAGTATGGACACATTGTGGCTGATATTCACGAAGTACTCCGGTTTTTTCGGGATTGGAAGGTCTGTCATACGCCAAGAGATGCAAACTCAGCGGCACATACGCTTGCAAAAGAGGGAATTCAGTTTGTCGCAGATCGAGTTTGGCTTGATTGTTACCCGAATAGTATTAGAGAGATTGTAATTTCAGAGTTACCTACTCTGATCCATTAAGAGTTTTATGCTCTTGTTGTTTACCCGTTTTATGAATGAAATCAGTACGaatgtttatcaaaaaaaaaaaaaacaatgcttCATTGCCTCCGCCCGCgcctcttttaattttttttttttttttttttttttttttttttttatatatatatattttcttctttcttactCTTTAGGGTTAAATAAGGAATTGCCCAAGTGATTtaactcctttattttttttgtcccttttatttattttgtattacaAGTGATATCTTAGCTTTAGCAAAAAgcggagatggtacctccgtccaaattttgttaaaaaattaatagttatCCACATTAGCGCTACTAAACACCTTTAAAAACTCGATATGTGTCTTAGATACCACGTACTACATCCTACATGTTAAGTCAATTCCATATAATTTGTTGAAAATCCGCGTAAGTTTCTTTTCTTAACTAATGTCATCTTCCTCGCCCCATTTCCCCCAAAATGCCAATAATCGTCGAACCCTAACCAGCTCTGGTACAACCGTTTCTCCCCGAACCAAATGCAGAAGTTGAAGCAGATCAGACCGATTTAGCTTCTCCTTGATGATACCAACTGTACTTCTGTCCACATTCCTCCAAAAATGCCATCAATGCAAAAGTTAAATCTGAGCCGTTCAACTTTTTTACTGTGTTGTAGTTTAAATAACAGCACACAAGTCGGATCTTAAAAcataatacttttttatttatttattttttatgagcaatccatcatttttttttagtagcacTTAATGCTTATctaactaaaaagaaaagaaaagaaaataataattaaaaaaattggagtaTTCTACTACAACGTTGGAGATGTCATTACATGTAAAAGATGTTCACCGACCATCAAGAGGACCCTGGATCCTCTCCGGTGGACAGAAACTAGAAAGGAGTAGGTTCTTTGTATACATGgacatttttataatttcacatGTCTGTATGCAGTTCAAGCAAGAAATACATTTATGTTGAAGTTCTTTGTGTTTAAttaggtctcgtttggtttgtggaatgaccatttcattaggaaaagaaatagttattcttGGGAATAAAAGGTGGtggaatggaatagttattcatattattttgtttggtaatAATTCACACATTTTAATcggaattcaaaaaaattacaaaaaaataccctacattatattattattattttttttaaaaataaaattaaaaaaaaaaccaaaaaaaaaataaaaaataaactggTGGGTGGCCGCAGCCACCTCCAAGTGGCCTCCGGGAaggggcggagctaggatttaggaattggggggggccaaattgaaaaaaaataaattgggggggccaaaactataaaaataacaaaatttatgggtaaaattaactaattaattaattaatttttttttttttgggaaaccCCAGGCCCCCCAAGACCAggggtagctccgcccctgcctccgggggtggccagccacccccgaTGAGAACTAggggtggcctgtgccacccccaCTTgctccgggggtggtcgcaccacacCAGGAATACCTCGGGGTTCCCCCGAGGCGTTCTGGTGGTGGTGCGACCACTCTTGGCCCTCCACAGTGGCTGGCCCACTTTGGGGTTtagatttccttttttttttaataaaaaagatttgaaagaaaattaaaaatgagttttttattttttttgaaaaatgtcatCTTTACTCCAAataatagctattcctctaattttttagaGGATGAATAGCTATTCTAATGAGAATAGTTATTCTATGGAATATACTCATACTAAActaaagaatagttattcttatgaaatagtcatttcatTTCAGTGACTTATTTCGCGAACCAAACGAAGCTTTAACTTGGTGCTATTAAAAAGTGgctagataaaataacaaaagtgaattttttagttaaaatttgactaaaattttaattttttttttctccaatttcTCCGTTGAAGACAACCGCGCGAGCCACCCCACAATTAGTCCTGATTTCCTTTTGAtctgatttttaatttattttattttattttgtttggtttctgGATTTTTCTAAGGCGGTGGTGCCGTGTGCTATAAATAGTTAAAAACAAATGGAGGAGGGTTTCTGGCCCCAGAGAGAGACATGGGTAAGATGAAGGGGAAGAGAGGAGGAAATCGCCCTCTCAAAGAAAAGCAACCACAAAATCCAATTCGCCCTGCATCGGGTCCTCGTCCT
This DNA window, taken from Alnus glutinosa chromosome 5, dhAlnGlut1.1, whole genome shotgun sequence, encodes the following:
- the LOC133867885 gene encoding uncharacterized protein LOC133867885 — encoded protein: MTILPKNIKKQVDLFDFFDGFSVLHRMTEDEDRRYSEQVKSSGGFEVDPFPGVVAFGLIQPWDINVPDNARRCILYSHNAIDTYNTKYGTPQLKFVRVLKAMCQGCDVFRCYVTFEAKDLADGGQTKIYQAVVRCQIPIDVNISTLSFRECVQLVRGSGFHGKKWNWKGH
- the LOC133869182 gene encoding uncharacterized protein LOC133869182, coding for MKRNTGENSLLNENHPPNPNPDADGSHDKPEKQTAIHPTRADYSDDISDPHPMTDDELVRYNEQVERSAGFEIDPIPGVNVLNLEDARSGMLCSDQAIRKYNIRVFFFCDNI